One window from the genome of Candidatus Methylomirabilota bacterium encodes:
- a CDS encoding branched-chain amino acid ABC transporter permease, with translation MKWVILGALVLGLGLLGLYPLVATGYGVRFMLQLFMWVALAQSWNLISGLTGYVSFGHVAFFGTGAYAAGILIAVHGWHWAWASLGGGAASAVLAFLIGYPCLRLKGPYFAIAMLGLNEVMRVLVSYFEGLTGGGLGLSLPTLYASVEIYYAMGLTALAVTALAHLIITSRFGLRLMTIREDEVAAEAMGINTARHKLYAFLISAFAPGVVGGLFARDQGYIEPIAVFPLAITITMIVMALFGGKGTIWGPVLGAAVLFVLQELVWARFLYLHQALFGAIIILVVLFMPRGILGVLQQRYRLPRYV, from the coding sequence GTGAAGTGGGTGATCCTGGGAGCCCTGGTCCTCGGGCTCGGCCTGCTCGGGCTGTACCCGCTGGTGGCGACCGGCTACGGGGTCCGCTTCATGCTCCAGCTGTTCATGTGGGTGGCGCTGGCCCAGAGCTGGAACCTGATCTCCGGCCTCACCGGCTACGTCTCCTTCGGCCACGTCGCCTTCTTCGGCACCGGAGCCTACGCCGCCGGCATCCTGATCGCCGTCCACGGCTGGCACTGGGCATGGGCCTCGCTGGGGGGCGGGGCGGCGTCGGCGGTCCTGGCGTTCCTCATCGGATACCCGTGCCTCCGGCTGAAAGGCCCCTACTTCGCCATCGCCATGCTGGGACTCAATGAGGTGATGCGCGTCCTCGTCTCGTACTTCGAGGGTCTGACCGGCGGCGGGCTGGGCCTCTCCCTGCCGACCCTCTACGCCAGCGTCGAGATCTACTACGCCATGGGGTTGACGGCCCTGGCGGTGACCGCCCTGGCTCATCTGATCATCACCTCGCGGTTCGGGCTCCGGCTCATGACCATCCGGGAGGACGAGGTGGCCGCCGAGGCCATGGGGATCAACACGGCGCGCCACAAGCTCTACGCGTTCCTGATCTCGGCATTCGCGCCCGGCGTCGTCGGGGGACTGTTCGCCCGGGACCAGGGGTACATCGAGCCGATCGCGGTCTTCCCGCTTGCCATCACCATCACGATGATCGTGATGGCCCTCTTCGGTGGCAAAGGGACCATCTGGGGGCCGGTCCTGGGGGCCGCCGTTCTCTTCGTGCTCCAGGAGCTCGTGTGGGCGCGCTTCCTCTATCTCCATCAGGCGCTGTTCGGCGCGATCATCATCCTGGTCGTGCTGTTCATGCCGCGGGGCATCCTGGGCGTGCTGCAGCAGCGGTATCGCCTCCCACGCTACGTCTAG
- a CDS encoding branched-chain amino acid ABC transporter permease has product MSVVVTPAMVGQVIVSGILSGALYSMVALGLALIFGVMRVINVAHGTILMLGAYTTFWWFHVLGVNPYLSLALSMPVMFVLGVVLERLMVRRVVNAPELSSLLLTFGISIALVNAIQLAFTSDLRSVEYLTGALIVGPIAFSKSRLVAFGFAVAITLLAYWFLQKTRFGKAIRATSQGPQVAMICGVNVERVHLFAFGIASALAAAGGSLVAVMVAIQPEMGQVWTFKSFLVIVLGGAGNYPGALLGGMLLGLIEQLASFFLTTQLSEAVAYLILVLVLLVRPTGLLGGRAT; this is encoded by the coding sequence GTGAGCGTCGTCGTCACTCCCGCGATGGTCGGCCAGGTGATCGTCTCCGGGATCCTGTCCGGCGCGCTCTACTCCATGGTGGCCCTGGGGCTGGCCCTGATCTTCGGGGTCATGCGGGTCATCAACGTGGCCCACGGGACGATCCTGATGCTCGGCGCCTACACGACCTTCTGGTGGTTCCATGTCCTGGGCGTCAATCCCTACCTGTCGCTCGCGCTCTCCATGCCGGTGATGTTCGTGCTCGGCGTCGTCCTGGAGCGGTTGATGGTCCGCCGGGTCGTGAACGCGCCCGAGCTCTCCTCGCTCCTCCTGACCTTCGGGATCTCCATTGCCCTGGTCAACGCCATCCAGCTCGCCTTCACGTCCGATCTCCGCTCCGTGGAATACCTGACCGGCGCCCTGATCGTCGGCCCCATCGCCTTCTCCAAGTCGCGACTGGTGGCCTTCGGCTTCGCGGTGGCGATCACGCTCCTGGCCTACTGGTTCCTCCAGAAGACTCGCTTCGGCAAGGCCATCCGCGCGACCTCGCAAGGCCCTCAGGTGGCCATGATCTGTGGGGTCAACGTGGAACGCGTCCATCTCTTCGCCTTCGGGATCGCCTCCGCCCTGGCGGCGGCCGGCGGGAGCCTGGTGGCGGTGATGGTGGCCATCCAGCCGGAGATGGGCCAGGTCTGGACCTTCAAGTCGTTCCTGGTCATCGTGCTCGGCGGAGCTGGGAACTATCCCGGTGCGCTCCTCGGCGGGATGCTCCTGGGCCTGATCGAGCAGCTGGCGTCTTTCTTCCTCACGACCCAGCTGTCCGAAGCGGTGGCCTACCTGATCCTGGTGCTGGTACTCCTGGTGCGGCCCACCGGGCTCCTCGGAGGGCGCGCCACGTGA